GTCCATCATGGGGTTGTCCTGGTTGGGCGTGCTCTCGATCGCCAGCTTGCCGTCGACCAGCACGACCCATGCCCAGCCGCTGCCGAACCGGCCGAGCGCCGCCTTCTTGAACTGGTCCTTGAACGTGTCGAAGGATCCAAAGGCGGCCGTCATCGCGTCGGCCAGCGCGCCCGTCGGCGCGCCGCCGGCGTTGGGCGCCATCCACTGCCAGAACAGGGTGTGATTCACGTGCCCGCCGCCGTTGTTGCGCACGGCCGTGCGAATGTCCTCCGGCACGGCGGCGAGGTCGGCGATGAGCGCGTCGACGGTCTTGGCCTGCAGGCCCGGATGCTTCTCCAGCGCCGCGTTCAGGTTGGTCACATACGCCTGGTGATGCTTGCCGTGATGGATCCGCATCGTCTGCTCGTCGATGTGGGGTTCGAGGGCGGCGTAGTCGTACGGCAGCGGAGCGAGTTCGTGCGCCATGATGGCCATCTCCCAGAGAAAGACGCTCCCCAGTGGCGGACCCTGAGAAGCGAGTGGTTCGTGTGCTGGTCTCTCAACCGTCGATCTTGCAGTCTATCATCCCCTTACCGCAGCATCCGCTTGAGGATCTTCCCGGTCGCCGTCATGGGCAGGCTGTCGCGGAACTCGACGAGCCTCGGCGTCTTGTGCGCGCCGAACTGCTCCCGGCACCAGCCCAGCATCTCGGCCTCGGTCGTCGTGTCGCCGCCCGCGCGGACGATATAGGCCTTGACCTCCTCGCCAAGGCGCTCGTCGGGCACACCGACCACCGCGCAGAGCGACACCGCGGGGTGCGTCATCAGCACCTCTTCGATCTCGCGCGGGTACACGTTGAACCCGCCCCGGATGATCATGTCCTTCTTTCGATCGACGATGGCGAGGTAGCCGTCGGCGTCGAT
The Acidobacteriota bacterium DNA segment above includes these coding regions:
- a CDS encoding superoxide dismutase, translated to MAHELAPLPYDYAALEPHIDEQTMRIHHGKHHQAYVTNLNAALEKHPGLQAKTVDALIADLAAVPEDIRTAVRNNGGGHVNHTLFWQWMAPNAGGAPTGALADAMTAAFGSFDTFKDQFKKAALGRFGSGWAWVVLVDGKLAIESTPNQDNPMMDGRTALLGLDVWEHAYYLKFQNRRPDYVDAWWNVVNWPAVAARLK